CACCCGCACCGCCATCGGCAGCTTCCAGGGCAGCCTGGCCGACATCCCCGCGCCGGAACTCGGCGCCATCGTCATCAAGCGCCTGCTGGAGCAAACCGGCCTCGACGCCGCCCAGGTCGATGAAGTCATTCTCGGCCAGGTGCTCACCGCTGGCAGTGGCCAGAACCCCGCACGCCAGGCCGCCATCCACGCCGGCCTGCCCCATGCCGTACCTGCCATGACCCTGAACAAGGTCTGCGGCTCGGGCCTGAAAGCCCTGCACCTGGCCACCCAGGCCATTCGCTGCGGCGACGCCGAGGTGATCATCGCCGGCGGCATGGAGAATATGAGCCTGGCGCCCTACGTGCTGCCCAAAGCCCGCACCGGTCTGCGCATGGGTCACGCACAGATGCTCGACAGCATGATCGTCGACGGCCTGTGGGATGCCTTCAACGACTACCACATGGGCATCACCGCCGAGAATCTGGTGGAGAAGTACGGCATTAGCCGTGAAGCCCAGGACGCCTTCGCCGCTGCATCGCAACAAAAGGCCGTGGCTGCCATCGAGGCCGGTCGCTTCGACGCTGAAATCACTCCAGTGCTGATCCCGCAGCGCAAGGGCGACCCGATCGCCTTCGCTCGTGACGAGCAGCCACGCGCCGGCACCACCGCCGAATCCCTGGCCAAGCTCAAACCCGCATTCAAGAAGGACGGCAGCGTCACCGCCGGCAACGCCTCCAGCCTCAACGACGGCGCCGCTGCCGTGCTGCTGATGAGCGCAGCCAAAGCGCAGGCGCTGGGTCTGCCCGTGCTGGCGAAGATCGCTGGCTATGCCAATGCCGGCGTCGATCCGGCGATCATGGGCATCGCCCCGGTATCGGCTACCCGCCGTTGCCTGGACAAGGCCGGCTGGAGCCTGGCCGACCTTGACCTGATCGAAGCCAACGAAGCCTTCGCCGCTCAGGCGCTGTCCGTCGGCCAGGAACTGGGCTGGGATGCCGACAAGGTCAACGTCAACGGTGGCGCCATCGCCCTCGGCCACCCCATCGGCGCCTCGGGCTGCCGCGTGCTGGTCAGCCTGTTGCACGAGATGATCCGCCGCGATGCCAAGAAAGGCCTGGCCACGCTGTGCATCGGTGGCGGCCAGGGCGTAGCGCTGGCCATCGAACGCGAGTAAAGCGCGAAACCGTAGGGCGGGTGCAACCCGCCACTATCGGAACCGGCGGGTTTCACCCGCCCTACGGAGCAACACAACCACTCGCTCGGCTCCGGCCGGGCGTTGTCATTTCCACCCGCCAGGCACAACCGACCTGAATGCCTGGAACAGCCCTTACACAACCATAAGAAAGAGGCGTCATCGATGTTCAATACCCTCACCCGCATGAGCGTGAGCCTGGTACAGAAGTACCTGCCTTCGCCCTTCGTGTTCTCCGCCTTGCTCACGCTGGGCGTACTACTGGCTGGTATCTTCTCCACCGGCCAATCGCTACCGGCCATGGTGCAGCACTGGAGCGGCGGCTTCTGGACACTGCTCGGTTTCGCCATGCAGATGGCGCTGATCTTCGTCACCGGCCATGCACTGGCCAGCGCACCGATCATCAACCGCCAACTCGATCGCCTGGCCGGTATGGCCCGCACCCCCGGTCAGGCAATCATCATGGTCACCCTGGTGGCGCTGGTCGGCTGCTGGGTCAACTGGGGTTTTGGCCTGGTGATCGGCGCGGTATTCGCTCGCGCCCTCGCGCGCAAGGTCGACGGTGTCGACTACCCGCTGCTGGTGGCGTCGGCCTACTCGGGCTTCCTGGTCTGGCACGGCGGCCTGGCCGGTTCGGTGCCGCTCTCCCTGGCCACCGGCGGCCCGGATCTGGCACGCATCACTGCAGGCGTACTGACCGACCCGGTAAGCATCACCGAAACCCTGTTCAGCACCCTCAACCTGACCATCGTCGCGCTCCTGGTGATCGGCCTGCCGCTGCTCAACCGCGCCATGCACCCGCGCCAGGGCGCCAAGGTCGCCGACCCGGCCAAACTGGTGGAATCGCGTGCGGAACTGCCGTCCCGTGAAACCCCGGCGCAGCGCCTGGACGATAGCCGCATCCTCGGTCTGGCACTGGTGGCCATGGCTG
The genomic region above belongs to Pseudomonas sediminis and contains:
- a CDS encoding acetyl-CoA C-acetyltransferase, which codes for MQDVVIVAATRTAIGSFQGSLADIPAPELGAIVIKRLLEQTGLDAAQVDEVILGQVLTAGSGQNPARQAAIHAGLPHAVPAMTLNKVCGSGLKALHLATQAIRCGDAEVIIAGGMENMSLAPYVLPKARTGLRMGHAQMLDSMIVDGLWDAFNDYHMGITAENLVEKYGISREAQDAFAAASQQKAVAAIEAGRFDAEITPVLIPQRKGDPIAFARDEQPRAGTTAESLAKLKPAFKKDGSVTAGNASSLNDGAAAVLLMSAAKAQALGLPVLAKIAGYANAGVDPAIMGIAPVSATRRCLDKAGWSLADLDLIEANEAFAAQALSVGQELGWDADKVNVNGGAIALGHPIGASGCRVLVSLLHEMIRRDAKKGLATLCIGGGQGVALAIERE
- a CDS encoding short-chain fatty acid transporter, which produces MFNTLTRMSVSLVQKYLPSPFVFSALLTLGVLLAGIFSTGQSLPAMVQHWSGGFWTLLGFAMQMALIFVTGHALASAPIINRQLDRLAGMARTPGQAIIMVTLVALVGCWVNWGFGLVIGAVFARALARKVDGVDYPLLVASAYSGFLVWHGGLAGSVPLSLATGGPDLARITAGVLTDPVSITETLFSTLNLTIVALLVIGLPLLNRAMHPRQGAKVADPAKLVESRAELPSRETPAQRLDDSRILGLALVAMAGIYLFNHFATKGFVLGLDVVIAIFLFSGLLMHGTPERYMRAVDESVRGIGGIVLLFPFYAGIMGMMMGANADGISLGRQITEAFISWSSADTFPLLAFLSAGVVNVFVPSGGGQWAVQGPIMLPAAQALGVSPTVTAMAIAWGDAWTNMIQPFWALPLLGIVGLGARDIMGYCLMMLLYSGVVICGAFYFLG